In the genome of Homo sapiens chromosome 11 genomic scaffold, GRCh38.p14 alternate locus group ALT_REF_LOCI_1 HSCHR11_1_CTG8, the window TCTTCAACCTGTGCGCCATCAGCGTGGACAGGTGCGCCGCCCTCCCCGCCCGCGCCCCGGCGCCCCCGCGCCCCGCCCGCCGCCCTCACCGCGGCCTGTGCGCTGTCCGGCGCCCCCTCGGCGCTCCCCGCAGGTTCGTGGCCGTGGCCGTGCCGCTGCGCTACAACCGGCAGGGTGGGAGCCGCCGGCAGCTGCTGCTCATCGGCGCCACGTGGCTGCTGTCCGCGGCGGTGGCGGCGCCCGTACTGTGCGGCCTCAACGACGTGCGCGGCCGCGACCCCGCCGTGTGCCGCCTGGAGGACCGCGACTACGTGGTCTACTCGTCCGTGTGCTCCTTCTTCCTACCCTGCCCGCTCATGCTGCTGCTCTACTGGGCCACGTTCCGCGGCCTGCAGCGCTGGGAGGTGGCACGTCGCGCCAAGCTGCACGGCCGCGCGCCCCGCCGACCCAGCGGCCCTGGCCCGCCTTCCCCCACGCCACCCGCGCCCCGCCTCCCCCAGGACCCCTGCGGCCCCGACTGTGCGccccccgcgcccggccttccCCGGGGTCCCTGCGGCCCCGACTGTGCGCCCGCCGCGCCCAGCCTCCCCCAGGACCCCTGTGGCCCCGACTGTGCGccccccgcgcccggcctcccccCGGACCCCTGCGGCTCCAACTGTGCTCCCCCCGACGCCGTCAGAGCCGCCGCGCTCCCACCCCAGACTCCACCGCAGACCCGCAGGAGGCGGCGTGCCAAGATCACCGGCCGGGAGCGCAAGGCCATGAGGGTCCTGCCGGTGGTGGTCGGTGGGTTCCTGTCCTGAGGggcggggaggagaggagggggggGGTACGAGGCCGGCTGGGCGGGGGGCGCTAACGCGGCTCTCGGCGCCCCCAGGGGCCTTC includes:
- the DRD4 gene encoding D(4) dopamine receptor, producing the protein MGNRSTADADGLLAGRGPAAGASAGASAGLAGQGAAALVGGVLLIGAVLAGNSLVCVSVATERALQTPTNSFIVSLAAADLLLALLVLPLFVYSEVQGGAWLLSPRLCDALMAMDVMLCTASIFNLCAISVDRFVAVAVPLRYNRQGGSRRQLLLIGATWLLSAAVAAPVLCGLNDVRGRDPAVCRLEDRDYVVYSSVCSFFLPCPLMLLLYWATFRGLQRWEVARRAKLHGRAPRRPSGPGPPSPTPPAPRLPQDPCGPDCAPPAPGLPRGPCGPDCAPAAPSLPQDPCGPDCAPPAPGLPPDPCGSNCAPPDAVRAAALPPQTPPQTRRRRRAKITGRERKAMRVLPVVVGAFLLCWTPFFVVHITQALCPACSVPPRLVSAVTWLGYVNSALNPVIYTVFNAEFRNVFRKALRACC